One Helianthus annuus cultivar XRQ/B chromosome 12, HanXRQr2.0-SUNRISE, whole genome shotgun sequence genomic region harbors:
- the LOC110894520 gene encoding serine/threonine-protein kinase STN7, chloroplastic produces MHVHKVTHMTPLSPSSSSLGIGSINPLSPSLFLGKRIKLKPLQEPTSQKSRFTILKPNSHSTVVAAAVELVDLVHNVFVGVGVGLPCTVMECGDIIYRSTLPRSNSLTLTIPGAVLALGTLSYLWATPGVAPGFWDMFVLAFVERLFRPTFKKDDFVLGKKLGEGAFGVVYKVSLAKKTSGKEGDLVLKKATEYGAVEIWMNERVRRACANSCADFVYGFLESSSKKGAEYWLIWRFEGESTLADLIQSKEFPYNVESMILGEVQDLPKGLERENKIIQTILRQLLFALDGLHSTGIVHRDIKPQNIIFSEGSRTFKIIDLGAATDLRVGINYIPKEFLLDPRYAAPEQYIMSTQTPSAPSAPVAAALSPVLWQLNLPDRFDIYSTGLILLQMAFPSFRSDSGLIQFNRQLKRCDYDLNAWRKSVGPRANADLRRGFELLDLDGGIGWELLTSMVRYKARQRTSAKAALAHPYFDKEGLLALSIMQNLRLQFFRATQQDYSEAVIWIIQLMARSGTKKDGGFTEAQLQELREIRPQKKSSAQRNALASALRFQRKILKTLNESMDELNQRRKSMWWSRWIPREE; encoded by the exons ATGCATGTACATAAAGTAACACACATGACACctttatcaccatcatcatcatcattaggGATAGGATCCATAAACCCACTCTCACCATCTCTCTTCTTAGGAAAAAGGATAAAGTTGAAACCTTTACAAGAACCCACCTCACAAAAGTCAAGATTCACAATCTTGAAGCCAAATTCCCACTCAACTGTTGTTGCTGCTGCAGTTGAATTGGTGGATCTTGTTCACAATGTTTTTGTGGGTGTGGGAGTTGGGCTTCCTTGTACAGTTATGGAGTGTGGGGATATTATCTATAGAAGCACATTGCCCAGATCAAATTCTTTGACACTTACTATCCCTGGTGCTGTTTTGGCTTTGGGTACACTTTCGTACCTTTGGGCTACTCCTGGTGTGGCCCCTGGCTTCTGGGATATGTTTGTTCTTGCCTTTGTTGAAAGATTGTTCAGACCAACATTCAAAAAg GATGATTTTGTGTTGGGAAAGAAGTTGGGTGAGGGGGCTTTCGGTGTTGTGTATAAAGTCTCTTTGGCTAAGAAGACCTCAGGAAAG GAAGGCGATTTAGTACTTAAAAAAGCTACAGAATACGGGGCTGTAGAGATATGGATGAACGAGCGTGTGAGAAGGGCTTGCGCAAATAGTTGTGCTGATTTCGTGTATGGATTCCTCGAG AGCTCTTCAAAGAAAGGAGCAGAGTATTGGCTCATCTGGAGGTTTGAAGGGGAATCGACACTTGCAGATTTGATTCAGAGTAAAGAGTTTCCTTATAAT GTTGAATCAATGATTCTCGGGGAGGTGCAAGACTTACCAAAGGGATTAGAACGAGAAAATAAAATCATTCAAACGATTCTCAGGCAACTCTTGTTTGCATTAGACGGTCTTCACTCAACAGGGATTGTTCACCGAGACATCAAACCACAGAATATTATTTTCTCTGAAG GGTCTCGAACATTCAAGATTATCGATCTTGGAGCTGCTACAGATTTAAGAGTTGGCATTAATTATATCCCAAAAGAGTTTCTTTTGGACCCAAG ATATGCAGCACCTGAGCAATATATTATGAGCACACAAACTCCATCTGCACCATCGGCTCCTGTTGCAGCCGCACTGTCTCCGGTTCTATGGCAG TTGAACCTTCCGGATCGTTTCGACATTTACAGCACGGGTCTCATACTACTTCAAATG GCATTCCCTTCATTCCGCTCAGACAGCGGTCTCATACAATTCAACCGTCAACTAAAAAGATGTGATTACGACCTCAATGCATGGAGAAAAAGTGTCGGGCCACGTGCAAACGCCGACCTCCGAAGAGGGTTCGAGTTACTAGATTTAGATGGTGGAATTGGATGGGAGCTTTTGACTTCTATGGTTCGGTACAAGGCCCGACAAAGGACCAGTGCTAAAGCCGCTTTAGCCCACCCGTATTTTGACAAAGAAGGTCTTCTAGCTTTATCCATCATGCAGAATCTTAGGCTTCAGTTTTTCCGGGCCACACAGCAGGATTATAGCGAAGCTGTTATATGGATCATTCAGCTCATGGCGCGATCCGGAACTAAGAAAGACGGTGGATTCACTGAAGCTCAGCTTCAGGAACTCAGA GAAATTCGGCCGCAAAAGAAGTCAAGTGCACAGAGAAACGCTCTAGCCTCAGCTCTTCGGTTCCAGAGGAAGATCTTGAAGACGCTGAACGAGAGCATGGACGAGCTTAACCAGCGAAGGAAGAGCATGTGGTGGAGTAGATGGATTCCAAGGGAGGAATGA
- the LOC110894519 gene encoding uncharacterized protein LOC110894519: MADARNINDDNDDNNDAARQEAFENRVTEVAEGVIQANLPRLAQEVESRVLGVVDAMMTNKFEELRELIEGSKSKGKERRCTYKDFMACHPMTYDGKIDPVECQRWVSNIEAVFIRSRCDKEDQVMFATGLLTHQAKDWWDAHSKEIGEDRLQAMTWQEFKGPFMRYHCPQSAIDKIQEDFLRLRQKNESVNEIANNFMDKMKFCGELVTTERMKISRFYGVLKAEVREFITPSKCETLEELIDLARDREIEIKRQEERGEKRPSEKGTSFSPSKKGKFQDQGRKGKSKGGITPCKTCGKLHTGECLLGKKGCFKCGKEGHSSYQCPDNPKTCFNCFEKGHIKSECPKLQQGSKKEDRKQEGSRAKGRMFQITSEEAKSQPNMVSGVKEEGTSTKQAEGAQDRGKAPL, from the exons ATGGCCGATGCAAGAAATAtcaatgatgataatgatgataacaaTGATGCGGCTAGACAAGAAGCATTCGAGAACAGAGTTACAGAAGTAGCGGAAGGGGTTATACAAGCCAATCTTCCACGGTTGGCTCAAGAAGTAGAAAGCCGAGTTCTAGGGGTTGTGGATGCTATGATGACTAATAAGTTCGAAGAGTTGAGGGAATTAATCGAAGGATCCAAGAGTAAAGGTAAGGAACGAAGGTGCACTTACAAGGATTTTATGGCATGCCATCCGATGACGTATGACGGTAAAATTGACCCAGTCGAATGTCAAAGATGGGTCTCGAATATAGAGGCGGTGTTTATACGAAGCCGGTGCGATAAGGAGGACCAAGTGATGTTCGCTACCGGTTTACTAACCCATcaagcgaaagattggtgggatgcgcACAGCAAGGAAATAGGCGAAGATAGGCTGCAAGCTATGACTTGGCAAGAGTTCAAGGGGCCCTTCATGAGATATCATTGTCCTCAGTCGGCGATCGACAAGATTCAGGAGGATTTCTTACGCCTCCGGCAGAAAAACGAATCAGTGAATGAAATAGCAAACAattttatggataagatgaagttctgtggAGAATTGGTAACAACCGAGAGGATGAAGATAAGTCGCTTCTATGGCGTGTTAAAAGCAGAAGTTAGAGAGTTCATCACTCCCTCAAAATGTGAAACTCTTGAAGAGCTCATCGATTTAGCGCGGGATAGAGAGATCGAAATTAAAAGGCAAGAGGAGCGAGGTGAAAAGAGGCCGAGTGAAAAAGGTACAAGTTTTAGTCCATCCAAAAAGGGGAAGTTTCAGGATCAAGGAAGAAAGGGTAAGTCGAAAGGTGGGATTACACCATGCAAGACATGTGGAAAGCTCCATACCGGAGAGTGTTTGCTAGGTAAGAAGGGGTGCTTTAAATGTGGTAAGGAGGGGCATTCGTCCTATCAATGCCCGGATAACCCAAAGACTTGTTTCAACTGTTtcgaaaaagggcatatcaagtcGGAATGCCCAAAGCTTCAACAAGGGTCAAAGAAAGAAGATAGGAAGCAAGAGGGTTCTAGGGCAAAGGGGAGAATGTTTCAGATCACGTCTGAAGAAGCCAAGTCCCAGCCAAATATGGTCTCAG GCGTGAAAGAAGAAGGTACAAGCACTAAGCAAGCGGAAGGagcacaagatcgag GTAAAGCACCTCTATAG